Proteins from one Impatiens glandulifera chromosome 2, dImpGla2.1, whole genome shotgun sequence genomic window:
- the LOC124923812 gene encoding pectin acetylesterase 12-like, translating to MNNPTSIISLFIFILSLLLNRFTHGFGYYSNYTELLLDENLAASAAVAVGPNPLFVGLTLIQGAADKGAVCLDGTLPGYHINSGHGSGANSWVIQLEGGGWCNTVRNCVFRKTTRRGSSKFMEKRLQFTGILSDKQEENPDFFNWNRVKLRYCDGASFSGEGENKAAGLQFRGQRIWLAGMQELMSKGMKNADQALLSGCSAGGLASILHCDEFRGLFPDNTKVKCLSDAGLFLDATDVSGTSTMRNMFDGVVSLQGVGKNLPSSCTNRLNATSCFFPENLVENIKTPLFLLNSAYDSWQVQASLIPASSSTADPKGCRTNHSMCSSSQIEFFQDFRNHMLNAIKGFSSSKQNGLFINSCFAHCHTERQDTWFANDSPSIGNKRVAVAVGDWFFDRTKNCDDVDSPYPSDKTCHDQI from the exons ATGAACAATCCTACTTCCATCATTTCAttgttcatcttcattctttctcttcttctcaacAGATTTACCCATGGATTTGGGTATTATTCCAACTACACAGAGCTCCTCCTTGATGAAAACCTCGCCGCCTCCGCCGCCGTCGCCGTCGGACCCAATCCTCTCTTTGTGGGTCTGACCCTTATTCAAGGAGCCGCTGATAAGGGCGCCG TTTGTCTAGACGGAACATTGCCCGGTTATCATATAAATTCCGGCCATGGATCGGGGGCAAATAGTTGGGTTATTCAATTAGAG GGTGGAGGATGGTGTAATACTGTCAGAAATTGTGTTTTTCGTAAGACGACTAGACGAGGATCGTCCAAGTTTATGGAGAAACGGTTGCAATTCACCGGAATTCTTAGTGATAAACAAGAAGAAAATCcag ATTTCTTCAATTGGAACAGAGTTAAGCTACGGTATTGCGACGGGGCATCCTTCTCCGGCGAAGGCGAAAACAAG GCTGCAGGACTGCAGTTTCGGGGACAACGGATATGGTTAGCGGGTATGCAAGAATTAATGTCGAAAGGAATGAAAAACGCGGATCAG GCACTTCTTTCGGGCTGCTCAGCAGGGGGATTGGCCTCTATACTGCATTGCGACGAGTTTCGTGGCTTGTTTCCTGATAATACTAAAGTTAAATGCCTTAGTGATGCTGGATTATTCCTAGACGC CACAGATGTGTCTGGTACGAGTACAATGAGGAACATGTTCGATGGTGTGGTCTCATTGCAG GGTGTGGGAAAGAATTTACCATCTAGTTGCACGAATCGTCTGAATGCTACCTCG TGTTTTTTCCCCGAGAACTTGGTTGAAAACATCAAAACACCTTTGTTTTTACTCAATTCAGCATATGATTCATGGCAG GTCCAAGCTAGTTTAATCCCTGCATCATCATCAACAGCCGATCCAAAAGGATGCCGAACTAACCATTCCATGTGTTCATCTTCACAGATAGAGTTTTTTCAAG attTTAGGAACCATATGTTGAACGCGATAAAGGGTTTCTCTTCGTCGAAGCAAAATGGGTTGTTTATAAATTCGTGTTTCGCTCATTGTCACACGGAGAGACAAGACACATGGTTTGCTAACGACTCTCCTAGTATTGGCAACAAG AGGGTGGCGGTCGCGGTTGGAGATTGGTTTTTCGATCGGACGAAAAACTGCGATGATGTAGACTCTCCTTATCCGAGTGACAAAACTTGTCACGATCAGATCTAG